In the genome of Neodiprion pinetum isolate iyNeoPine1 chromosome 2, iyNeoPine1.2, whole genome shotgun sequence, one region contains:
- the LOC124211491 gene encoding uncharacterized protein translates to MFGDFNVDLNAASFDTVHLRDFCTANGLHIVPHGATHHTATSSTRLDLCIVNDASNVRSFGQYPVPFLSAHDLIFVVYDVIVPAREPISFTCRRLRRVNAEALLRDLSALDWEPLYQLQSVDEKVDFLNAAILGVFDIHAPKKQVYVKRRPAPWLTAELREWIRRRDRLRRAFVKTRLPHLHVRFIALRNEVKAMLRAARDSYFLDCFQAETDDAL, encoded by the coding sequence ATGTTTGGAGACTTCAACGTGGACTTAAACGCGGCCTCGTTCGATACTGTGCACCTCCGCGATTTCTGTACGGCAAATGGACTGCATATTGTCCCTCATGGGGCCACGCATCACACTGCGACGTCAAGTACCCGCCTGGATCTTTGCATTGTCAATGACGCATCTAATGTTCGATCTTTTGGCCAATATCCTGTGCCATTCCTATCTGCACATGACCTTATTTTCGTGGTGTACGATGTTATCGTGCCGGCGCGCGAGCCTATCTCATTTACTTGCCGCAGGCTCAGGAGGGTGAACGCGGAGGCTCTTCTCCGAGACCTCTCGGCCCTGGACTGGGAGCCCCTGTACCAACTTCAATCCGTCGACGAGAAGGTGGACTTTCTAAACGCAGCTATCTTGGGAGTTTTTGACATTCATGCGCCAAAAAAGCAGGTCTATGTGAAGCGGCGTCCCGCCCCGTGGCTCACCGCTGAATTGCGAGAGTGGATTCGTCGCAGGGATCGGCTCCGTCGAGCCTTCGTGAAAACGCGCCTGCCTCATCTGCATGTTCGATTTATAGCATTGCGTAATGAGGTTAAGGCAATGCTCAGGGCTGCACGTGACAGCTACTTCCTTGACTGCTTCCAAGCTGAAACGGACGATGCGCTTTGA